A genomic window from Flavobacterium sp. I3-2 includes:
- a CDS encoding flotillin family protein: MTNFILLAVGVIVFIIIAFFIVLSVFYKKIPQGKAIVRTGVGGSQVAFNKGMYVIPVFHKMEIMDISVKKIEISRQQNEGLICKDNIRADIKVAFFVRVNKSVNDVINVAQNLGCERASEQETLKSIFEAKFSEALKTVGKKFDFIELYEARREFRDEILNIIGTDLNGYILDDCAIDYLEQTELQYLSPDNILDSEGIKKITELTAQQNMNANLIRREEEKVIKKQNVEAREAILELDRQLAEKEERQRREIDNIKAREDAEITKVREEERLKAETVRITTEEQLAIQEENKLRQIIIAEKNKLRTDAVETERVEKDRALEQTERERIVTLAQIDKERSIEVEKKNIQGVIKERVMLEKGVVEEQQGVKDVEVFREVERNKQAGIIAASQEAEERLIETVKAAEAAKIASEQEAARLVIEADAQKLVAERKAQELLIEAEAKKEASARDAEARKIIAEAQAKEEAAIGLSEAEVMVAKADAEERQGSVEAIVIEKKAEALRKEGLAQAEVVREKAFAEAKGIEEKAEAMKKLDGVGKEHEEFKLQLQKEKDIELAQINIQKDIAGAQAEVLSNALKSAKIDIVGGETMFFENIVKQVSNAKGFDHLINNSKHATDIKNALIDENGEGDLAGKIRSISEKYGISSNDIKNLTITAALIKLQQAATASGNNEDTGFINSLFGIANQLGIANQKLR; encoded by the coding sequence ATGACAAATTTTATACTACTTGCTGTTGGAGTTATCGTTTTTATCATCATCGCGTTCTTCATCGTATTAAGTGTTTTCTATAAAAAAATCCCACAAGGAAAAGCTATTGTTCGTACTGGAGTTGGTGGTTCGCAAGTTGCTTTCAATAAAGGAATGTACGTAATTCCTGTTTTTCATAAAATGGAAATTATGGATATTTCTGTAAAGAAAATTGAAATCTCACGCCAACAAAACGAAGGTTTAATTTGTAAGGATAACATTCGTGCAGATATCAAAGTTGCGTTTTTCGTTCGCGTAAATAAATCTGTAAACGATGTTATTAATGTGGCTCAAAATTTAGGATGTGAGCGCGCGAGTGAACAAGAAACATTGAAAAGTATCTTCGAAGCAAAATTTTCAGAAGCTTTAAAAACGGTAGGAAAGAAATTCGATTTTATTGAATTATACGAAGCACGTCGTGAGTTTCGTGATGAAATTTTAAACATCATCGGAACTGATTTAAATGGATATATTTTAGATGATTGTGCAATTGATTATTTAGAACAAACCGAGTTACAATATTTAAGTCCGGATAACATTTTAGATTCTGAAGGAATTAAAAAAATCACTGAATTAACGGCGCAACAAAATATGAACGCGAATTTAATTCGACGTGAAGAAGAAAAAGTAATCAAAAAACAAAACGTTGAAGCACGTGAAGCAATTTTAGAATTAGACCGTCAATTAGCTGAAAAAGAAGAACGTCAACGCAGAGAAATTGACAATATCAAAGCTCGTGAAGATGCTGAAATTACTAAAGTTCGTGAAGAAGAACGTTTAAAAGCAGAGACCGTTCGTATCACAACCGAAGAGCAATTAGCGATTCAGGAAGAAAATAAATTACGTCAAATCATCATCGCTGAGAAAAATAAATTACGTACCGATGCTGTTGAAACCGAGCGTGTAGAAAAAGACCGCGCGTTAGAACAAACCGAGCGCGAAAGAATTGTGACGTTAGCACAAATTGATAAAGAACGTTCAATTGAGGTTGAAAAGAAAAACATTCAAGGTGTTATCAAAGAACGTGTAATGCTTGAAAAAGGAGTTGTTGAAGAGCAACAAGGTGTAAAAGATGTAGAAGTTTTCCGTGAAGTTGAACGTAACAAACAAGCTGGAATCATCGCTGCATCGCAAGAAGCAGAAGAGCGTTTAATCGAAACTGTAAAAGCTGCCGAAGCTGCAAAAATCGCATCTGAACAAGAAGCAGCTCGTTTAGTAATCGAGGCTGATGCACAAAAATTAGTTGCTGAACGAAAAGCACAAGAATTATTAATTGAAGCTGAAGCGAAAAAAGAAGCATCGGCAAGAGATGCAGAAGCTCGTAAAATTATCGCTGAAGCACAAGCGAAAGAAGAAGCTGCAATTGGTTTATCTGAAGCAGAAGTTATGGTTGCTAAAGCAGATGCTGAAGAAAGACAAGGTTCTGTTGAAGCTATTGTTATCGAGAAAAAAGCAGAAGCTTTACGTAAAGAAGGTTTAGCACAAGCTGAAGTAGTTCGTGAAAAAGCATTTGCAGAAGCGAAAGGAATTGAAGAAAAAGCGGAAGCAATGAAGAAATTAGATGGTGTTGGAAAAGAACACGAAGAATTCAAGTTGCAATTACAAAAAGAGAAAGATATCGAATTGGCGCAAATTAACATTCAAAAAGATATTGCAGGAGCGCAAGCTGAAGTTTTATCTAACGCATTGAAATCTGCGAAAATTGACATCGTTGGTGGAGAAACTATGTTCTTCGAAAATATTGTTAAGCAAGTTTCAAACGCAAAAGGTTTCGACCATTTAATCAATAATTCAAAACACGCAACCGATATCAAAAATGCGTTGATTGACGAAAATGGAGAAGGAGATTTAGCGGGAAAAATCCGTTCGATTTCTGAGAAATACGGAATTTCTTCAAATGATATTAAAAACTTAACCATTACTGCAGCGTTAATCAAATTGCAACAAGCAGCAACTGCTTCAGGAAATAATGAAGACACAGGTTTCATTAATTCGTTGTTCGGAATTGCGAATCAATTGGGAATTGCAAATCAAAAATTGAGATAA
- a CDS encoding helix-turn-helix domain-containing protein, with translation MTKIGENIKKLRQVKNLTQQSFADLFEVSRGNISSYEEKRAEPKIETISKIAKYFSIPIGHLIEKNLTVNEILHFDNYFEEGNPLQNVKNMSKIPFLSREVLQEKKDLESNIDKYPSIFFPIYNSHNFIALEYNSGMGAPIDFPYEEPTILFFENLEVENLHLLEDKFGLFLVEDDVMIGKYRQEEDKLILELNQWKKIEFEIEQIQHFYQLYSVYKKVYK, from the coding sequence ATGACAAAGATTGGTGAAAACATAAAGAAATTAAGACAAGTAAAGAATCTAACACAACAATCATTTGCTGATTTATTTGAAGTTAGCCGTGGAAATATATCTTCATACGAAGAAAAACGTGCAGAACCAAAAATCGAAACCATTAGCAAAATTGCTAAATATTTTAGCATACCCATAGGTCATTTGATTGAAAAAAACTTAACTGTAAATGAAATTTTACATTTTGACAACTACTTCGAAGAAGGTAATCCTTTACAAAATGTTAAAAATATGAGCAAGATTCCATTTTTATCTAGGGAAGTTTTACAAGAAAAAAAGGATTTAGAATCGAATATTGACAAATATCCATCCATATTTTTTCCGATTTACAATTCGCATAATTTCATTGCATTAGAATATAATTCGGGAATGGGTGCTCCGATTGATTTTCCATACGAAGAACCAACTATCTTATTTTTCGAAAATTTAGAAGTTGAAAATCTTCATTTACTTGAAGATAAATTTGGATTATTTTTAGTAGAAGATGACGTAATGATTGGAAAATATCGTCAAGAAGAAGATAAACTCATTTTAGAATTGAATCAATGGAAGAAAATTGAATTTGAGATTGAACAAATTCAACACTTTTATCAACTGTATTCGGTTTACAAAAAAGTTTACAAATAG
- a CDS encoding PspA/IM30 family protein, protein MNIFKRIFRIGQAEIHSVVEKMEEPIKMTEQGIREMREDLNQALEAYAKVKAMAIRTQNSVNTKRKEAQDYENKAVLLLEKANREEISVEQAESLAKEALMIKKRLLEEITELEYQVTVHEKSAEEVQKNTEVLKFNINKWENELTTLKARVRVANATKMVNKQMAKIDSNSTVSMLERMKNKVEEDEALAQAYGSMANNTKTIDDEINETLKGDLIENELEALKLKIKNKE, encoded by the coding sequence ATGAATATTTTTAAACGCATATTTAGAATCGGTCAAGCCGAAATACATTCGGTAGTCGAAAAAATGGAAGAACCAATTAAAATGACCGAACAAGGAATTCGTGAAATGCGCGAAGACTTAAATCAAGCCTTAGAAGCTTACGCAAAAGTAAAAGCGATGGCAATTAGAACTCAAAATTCGGTTAACACAAAAAGAAAAGAAGCCCAAGATTATGAAAACAAAGCGGTTTTGCTATTAGAAAAAGCTAATCGAGAAGAAATTTCTGTTGAACAAGCTGAATCTCTTGCTAAAGAAGCTTTGATGATTAAGAAACGTTTATTGGAAGAAATTACCGAATTGGAATATCAAGTTACGGTTCATGAAAAATCTGCCGAAGAAGTTCAGAAGAACACAGAAGTTTTAAAGTTCAATATCAATAAATGGGAAAACGAATTAACGACTTTAAAAGCACGTGTTCGTGTAGCAAATGCTACAAAAATGGTGAACAAGCAAATGGCAAAAATCGATTCGAATAGCACTGTTAGTATGCTAGAACGTATGAAAAATAAAGTCGAAGAAGACGAAGCTTTAGCGCAAGCTTACGGTTCTATGGCGAATAACACCAAAACCATTGATGATGAGATTAACGAAACTTTAAAAGGTGATTTAATCGAAAACGAATTAGAAGCCTTGAAACTTAAAATTAAAAACAAAGAATAA
- a CDS encoding molecular chaperone Tir: MNYFSKVESYIRNVDYTISYSNESEGVFMIENLMDGIQNLIVGIAPPIIIFELYLFTLTNENSEMFKALLMKNRDIIHGAFAITEDGTKVIYRYTLQISNLDQNEFEATLNSLSLLMSEYSAQIIEFSKQ, translated from the coding sequence ATGAATTATTTCTCTAAAGTTGAATCTTATATTCGAAATGTAGATTATACCATTTCTTACAGTAATGAAAGCGAAGGTGTTTTTATGATTGAGAATCTAATGGACGGCATTCAAAACTTAATTGTTGGAATTGCGCCGCCAATTATAATTTTCGAATTGTATTTGTTTACACTTACAAACGAAAATAGTGAAATGTTTAAAGCCTTGTTGATGAAAAATCGCGATATCATTCACGGTGCTTTTGCAATCACAGAAGACGGTACAAAAGTAATTTATCGTTACACGCTTCAAATTTCAAATCTGGACCAAAACGAGTTTGAAGCAACTTTAAATTCTTTAAGTTTATTAATGAGCGAATATTCTGCTCAAATCATTGAATTTTCTAAACAATAA
- a CDS encoding DUF4177 domain-containing protein has translation MIRYEYTTIEISCKVGFTKVSADVDKINLEFNKLGSQGWELVTCATIGTSGVSQQIYYTFKRPI, from the coding sequence ATGATACGATACGAATATACAACTATTGAAATTTCTTGTAAAGTTGGATTTACAAAAGTTTCTGCTGATGTCGATAAAATAAATTTAGAATTTAATAAACTGGGAAGCCAAGGATGGGAACTTGTAACTTGTGCAACAATTGGAACGTCTGGTGTTTCTCAGCAAATTTATTACACATTTAAGCGACCAATATAA
- a CDS encoding DNA repair ATPase: MQKENINVTETLDAGAYEIIRKRLLTQKELLSTDLQKLNEARKEVFNSTNFALSANQRITTENTCVARGIIAFDELCIFGYNVHFGLRTDIQLSDVFSIYSFQENQFIPHSLDLIDDKNFFTDFQNLYKYYRDSIFSKFRKTDNYLYMIFQTSKSAQDLKAFKWLIKDGKLIYQDDRSIHEVQRANPFDFDWNKTSIDDRRLGRHPHISILDKVFIESINGDITFKVEDNTETGKGIYSEKVTNVDQQLDDAEYFYADLGNLIAVKVKPFQEDFRAFIFNVRTKEVVNIPALLNSAVLLPDNQGLIFSNGYYLQNGTYHLFDNQIKDAQFFRRVNSPNGEDFMYIFNHPETNTYVLLSYNIIQQTVETPIICNGFTIFQDGSLIYFRTEEEATRHHQVQIWETPFANQLIENATQTNHPLYKIGNKDIVKAMAEAQEVIQLINKEDSYEGLYEDIVRKSNNIIDSYFWINTKETFELAVPLQEIKSIANTAIDEFAKVQVQKKFAQENLEQTEKIIEEIIFKVNSTIYNQLDLLVEHLADARKLQGKVIDLRSIRYIDLERVQDLENQLTEINENLSAKTIAFLLLDEALIPYEEKVSAQKDLVAAIEKVFDAKQIEESCLKIASELELLIDILNSLKIEDATQTTKIIEKISLIFASLNEVRAQLTRKTNALKSKEAVAEFGAQMTLLEQSVVNFLELSSTAEKTEEYNTKIIVQLEELESKFSDFDDFALKIADKRDEIIKVFNTKREQLVEQTNKRTNSLEQIGLRVLKNIENKAKTFSVKEEILAFYSSDLMIDKMRQIIQELKDLKDVSKAENLENQLKKSQEDTLRVLRDKTELFVDGQNIIALGQNKFSVNTQHLALTLLNRNNELFFHLTGTSFYHKVKNEEIYQYQSIWNQEFVSENQLVYRAEYLAYQAFLVRNEKDFEAEKFINQIIEQNYSEGYIKGVHNFDALQIFNALVAINSKLNVLQFDSETRTTAQIFWHSLTESLQEKLKAMLVSAQLILKNFPNSNRFHSIINEIKIRFENWQTDWDKSKTTSENIANYLFTTWTKYQAFSMSNEAEYFNREFHNYLEKNKNSVDFKNLISDERFSETEKFYLIENWIHAFIDENEKYVSYRNVVNEVATMILFSGDKYHFNDGNATIEILDLKGNHNVIVDGIYKQDYHEIISKLENFTKVDVPNYKAFQNVKEAISKAYEKELKIKEFEPKVLTSFVRNKLINEVYFPLIGNNLAKQLGTAGENKRTARMGMLLLISPPGYGKTTLMEYLAKTMGLHFVKVNGPTIGHNITSIDPIEAKTSGEREELKKINLAFEMADNVMLYLDDIQHLSAEFLQKFISLADGQRKIDGIFEGESKTYDLRGKRFCIVMAGNPYTESGSKFQIPDMLANRADVYNLGDVIGDTEALFNLSLIENATSDNPYLEKIASKSLTDFYKLVHFVTENQEQLPDLEGNYLKQEIDDFISVLKHVIKIRNVVVKVNQNYISSAAMQDDYRIEPPFKMQGSYRNMSKLVSRIVPMMNEKEIDETILAHYESESQTLTTDTESNLLKLKEIAGLISGDEKQRWETIKATFVKNNKHGGLNKDDKVLAQLIDFNENLEGIINAILNK, translated from the coding sequence ATGCAAAAAGAAAACATAAATGTTACCGAAACGCTTGATGCAGGTGCGTATGAAATCATAAGAAAAAGGCTCCTTACACAAAAGGAGCTGCTTTCTACCGATTTACAAAAATTGAACGAAGCTCGTAAAGAAGTTTTCAATTCAACCAACTTTGCATTAAGTGCCAACCAACGCATAACTACTGAAAATACGTGTGTTGCCAGAGGAATTATCGCTTTCGATGAATTGTGTATTTTTGGATACAACGTTCATTTCGGATTGCGAACCGATATTCAATTGAGCGATGTTTTCAGTATTTATTCGTTTCAAGAAAATCAGTTTATACCGCATTCGTTAGATTTAATCGACGACAAAAATTTCTTTACCGATTTTCAAAATTTATATAAATATTACAGAGATTCGATTTTTTCTAAATTCAGAAAAACCGATAATTATCTGTATATGATTTTCCAAACCAGTAAAAGCGCGCAAGATTTAAAAGCGTTTAAATGGTTGATTAAAGATGGAAAATTAATTTATCAAGACGACAGAAGTATTCACGAAGTTCAAAGAGCCAATCCGTTTGATTTTGATTGGAACAAAACTTCGATTGACGACCGTCGTTTGGGACGTCATCCACATATTTCGATTTTGGATAAAGTTTTCATCGAATCGATTAATGGCGATATTACTTTTAAAGTTGAAGATAATACAGAAACCGGAAAAGGAATTTATTCCGAAAAAGTTACTAATGTTGACCAACAATTAGATGATGCCGAATATTTTTATGCCGATTTAGGAAATTTAATTGCTGTAAAAGTAAAACCGTTTCAAGAAGATTTTCGCGCATTTATTTTCAATGTTCGAACGAAGGAAGTGGTCAATATTCCTGCGCTATTAAATTCGGCAGTGCTATTGCCAGATAATCAAGGTTTGATTTTTTCAAATGGATATTATCTACAAAACGGAACCTATCATTTGTTTGATAATCAAATTAAAGATGCACAATTTTTCCGTCGTGTCAATTCGCCAAACGGAGAAGATTTTATGTACATCTTCAATCATCCTGAAACCAATACCTACGTTTTATTGTCGTACAACATCATTCAGCAAACAGTCGAAACACCGATTATTTGTAATGGTTTTACGATTTTTCAAGATGGAAGTTTAATTTATTTTAGAACCGAAGAAGAAGCAACACGTCATCATCAAGTACAAATTTGGGAAACGCCATTTGCAAATCAATTGATTGAAAATGCCACGCAAACCAATCATCCACTTTACAAAATCGGAAATAAAGATATTGTAAAAGCGATGGCAGAAGCGCAAGAAGTTATTCAATTAATCAACAAAGAAGATTCGTACGAAGGTTTGTATGAAGATATTGTTCGAAAATCGAATAACATTATCGATAGTTATTTTTGGATAAACACCAAAGAAACCTTTGAATTAGCGGTTCCGTTACAAGAAATCAAATCGATTGCAAATACTGCGATTGATGAATTTGCGAAAGTTCAAGTTCAGAAAAAATTCGCGCAAGAAAATTTAGAGCAAACCGAGAAAATCATCGAAGAAATTATTTTTAAGGTAAACAGTACCATTTACAATCAGTTAGATTTGTTGGTTGAACATTTAGCGGATGCTCGAAAATTACAAGGAAAAGTTATTGATTTACGTTCGATTCGTTATATCGATTTAGAACGTGTGCAAGATTTAGAAAATCAATTGACAGAAATCAATGAAAATTTATCTGCCAAAACGATTGCTTTTTTATTGTTGGATGAAGCTTTGATTCCGTACGAAGAAAAAGTTTCTGCACAAAAAGATTTGGTTGCTGCGATTGAAAAGGTTTTCGATGCCAAACAGATTGAAGAATCTTGCTTGAAAATCGCCTCTGAATTGGAATTGTTGATTGATATTCTCAACAGTTTAAAAATCGAAGATGCGACGCAAACAACCAAAATCATTGAAAAAATTTCGTTGATTTTTGCTTCACTAAATGAAGTTCGTGCGCAATTAACTCGTAAAACAAATGCGTTAAAAAGCAAAGAAGCAGTTGCAGAATTTGGTGCGCAAATGACTTTGTTGGAACAAAGCGTTGTAAACTTTTTAGAATTATCTTCAACTGCTGAAAAGACTGAAGAATACAACACAAAAATCATTGTTCAATTAGAAGAATTAGAAAGTAAATTTTCTGATTTTGATGATTTTGCTTTGAAAATTGCCGATAAACGCGATGAAATCATCAAAGTGTTTAACACCAAACGCGAACAATTGGTGGAGCAAACCAATAAACGCACGAATTCGTTAGAACAAATTGGTTTACGTGTTTTAAAAAATATCGAAAACAAAGCGAAAACATTTTCAGTTAAAGAAGAGATTTTAGCTTTTTATTCGTCGGATTTGATGATTGACAAAATGCGTCAAATCATCCAAGAATTGAAAGATTTAAAAGATGTTTCAAAAGCAGAAAATCTTGAAAATCAATTAAAAAAATCTCAAGAAGATACGCTTCGAGTTTTACGAGATAAAACGGAATTATTTGTCGATGGGCAAAATATCATTGCGCTTGGACAAAATAAATTTTCGGTAAATACGCAGCATTTAGCGTTGACTTTGTTGAATAGAAACAACGAATTGTTTTTCCATTTGACGGGAACGAGTTTTTATCATAAAGTAAAAAACGAAGAAATTTACCAATATCAATCGATTTGGAATCAAGAATTTGTTTCAGAAAATCAGTTGGTTTATCGTGCTGAATATTTGGCTTATCAAGCATTTTTGGTTCGAAACGAAAAAGATTTTGAAGCAGAAAAATTCATCAATCAAATCATTGAACAAAATTATTCTGAAGGTTACATAAAAGGCGTTCATAATTTTGATGCGCTGCAAATTTTCAATGCTTTGGTTGCGATAAATTCGAAATTAAATGTGTTGCAATTCGATTCGGAAACTCGAACAACTGCTCAGATTTTTTGGCATTCTTTAACTGAATCGTTACAAGAAAAATTAAAAGCAATGTTGGTTTCGGCTCAGTTGATTTTAAAGAATTTTCCAAATTCAAATCGTTTTCATTCTATCATAAACGAAATTAAAATTCGATTTGAAAATTGGCAAACCGATTGGGATAAATCCAAAACAACTTCAGAGAATATTGCGAATTATTTGTTTACAACGTGGACGAAATATCAAGCATTTTCGATGAGCAACGAAGCAGAATATTTCAATCGTGAATTTCATAATTATCTTGAAAAGAATAAAAATTCAGTTGATTTCAAGAACTTAATTTCTGATGAACGATTTTCGGAAACAGAGAAATTTTATTTAATCGAAAATTGGATTCATGCGTTTATTGATGAAAATGAAAAATATGTTTCGTACAGAAATGTGGTGAATGAAGTGGCAACAATGATTTTGTTTTCGGGAGATAAATATCATTTCAACGACGGTAATGCAACCATAGAAATTTTAGATTTAAAAGGAAATCACAACGTAATTGTTGATGGAATTTACAAACAAGATTATCACGAAATCATATCAAAATTAGAAAATTTCACTAAAGTTGATGTTCCAAATTATAAAGCTTTTCAAAACGTAAAAGAAGCCATTTCTAAAGCTTACGAAAAGGAATTAAAAATTAAAGAATTCGAACCAAAAGTTTTGACTTCATTTGTTCGAAATAAATTAATCAACGAAGTTTATTTTCCGTTAATCGGAAATAATTTAGCCAAACAATTGGGAACGGCAGGCGAGAATAAACGAACTGCAAGAATGGGAATGTTGTTGTTGATTTCGCCGCCGGGTTACGGAAAAACGACTTTGATGGAATATTTAGCCAAAACCATGGGCTTGCATTTTGTAAAAGTTAACGGACCAACCATCGGACATAATATTACGTCGATTGACCCGATTGAAGCGAAAACTTCGGGCGAACGTGAAGAGTTAAAGAAAATTAATTTAGCGTTTGAAATGGCTGATAACGTGATGTTATATTTGGATGATATTCAACATTTAAGTGCTGAATTTTTACAGAAATTCATTTCACTTGCCGACGGTCAACGAAAAATTGATGGAATTTTTGAAGGTGAAAGTAAAACGTACGATTTACGTGGCAAACGTTTTTGTATTGTGATGGCAGGAAATCCGTACACAGAAAGCGGTTCCAAATTTCAAATTCCAGATATGTTAGCCAATCGTGCTGATGTGTATAATTTGGGTGATGTGATTGGAGATACTGAAGCTTTGTTTAATTTAAGTTTGATTGAAAATGCAACGAGCGACAATCCGTATTTAGAAAAAATCGCTTCAAAAAGTTTGACAGATTTTTATAAGTTGGTGCATTTCGTTACAGAAAATCAAGAACAATTGCCTGATTTAGAAGGCAATTATCTGAAACAAGAAATTGACGATTTTATTTCGGTTTTAAAACATGTAATCAAAATTAGAAACGTAGTGGTAAAAGTCAATCAGAATTATATTTCGAGCGCTGCGATGCAAGATGATTACCGAATCGAACCGCCTTTTAAAATGCAAGGTTCGTACAGAAACATGTCGAAATTAGTTTCGAGAATTGTTCCGATGATGAACGAAAAAGAAATTGATGAAACGATTTTGGCGCATTACGAAAGTGAATCGCAAACGTTGACAACTGATACCGAATCGAATTTGTTGAAATTAAAAGAAATTGCAGGATTGATTTCCGGCGACGAAAAGCAACGTTGGGAAACCATCAAAGCAACCTTCGTGAAAAACAACAAACACGGTGGTTTAAATAAAGACGATAAAGTTTTGGCGCAGTTAATTGATTTCAACGAAAACTTAGAAGGAATTATTAATGCGATATTAAATAAATAA
- a CDS encoding OB-fold-containig protein: MTDLLNLLFNPLPNGIMSILMGFSLIYWIFQFLAGDGFDFGGDSDIHLGDISDIDTDADFDISDGAETAEPSFFAKCLDFINVGKVPLMVIFTIFKFISWVITLVSTTVLGLAKFGIWSTLILIPVFIIVFILMHWITKPLVKAFKELGYHGEEETDFIGRIGKMKSTIEGDKIGSAEFPIDKDIITLNIKSLSGEKINFGDTVIITDETPSKHYYLVTKHITLNSF, encoded by the coding sequence ATGACAGATTTACTAAACCTATTATTCAATCCATTGCCAAACGGAATTATGTCCATTTTAATGGGATTTTCATTAATCTATTGGATATTTCAATTTTTGGCTGGTGATGGATTTGATTTCGGTGGCGATTCAGACATTCATTTAGGTGATATTTCTGACATTGATACCGATGCAGATTTTGACATTTCAGATGGAGCTGAAACAGCCGAACCTTCGTTTTTTGCTAAATGTTTAGATTTTATCAACGTCGGAAAAGTTCCGTTAATGGTCATCTTTACCATATTTAAATTCATAAGTTGGGTAATTACATTAGTTTCAACAACTGTTTTAGGTTTAGCTAAATTCGGAATTTGGTCAACATTAATATTAATTCCAGTTTTCATTATCGTTTTTATATTGATGCACTGGATTACAAAACCATTAGTAAAAGCATTTAAAGAATTGGGATATCACGGCGAAGAAGAAACCGATTTCATAGGACGAATCGGTAAAATGAAATCAACTATCGAAGGAGATAAAATCGGTTCGGCCGAATTCCCAATCGATAAAGATATTATCACTTTAAACATAAAAAGTTTGTCAGGCGAAAAAATCAATTTCGGAGATACCGTAATTATTACTGACGAAACTCCATCAAAACATTATTATCTAGTAACTAAACACATCACACTAAACTCTTTTTAA
- the rplS gene encoding 50S ribosomal protein L19, whose protein sequence is MALDLLKFVQDEFVTKKDFPTFKAGDTITVYYEIKEGDKTRTQFFKGVVIQRRGAGTTETFTIRKMSGNVGVERIFPINMPALQKIEVNQRGKVRRARIFYFRELTGKKAKIKELRRK, encoded by the coding sequence ATGGCTTTAGATTTATTAAAATTCGTTCAAGACGAATTCGTTACTAAAAAAGATTTCCCTACTTTCAAAGCTGGAGATACAATCACAGTTTATTATGAAATTAAAGAGGGTGACAAAACTAGAACTCAGTTCTTCAAAGGAGTTGTAATCCAAAGAAGAGGTGCAGGAACTACTGAAACTTTCACAATCCGTAAAATGTCTGGAAACGTTGGTGTTGAGCGTATCTTCCCAATCAACATGCCAGCTTTACAGAAAATTGAAGTTAACCAAAGAGGTAAAGTTCGTAGAGCTCGTATCTTCTACTTCAGAGAACTTACTGGTAAAAAAGCTAAAATTAAAGAATTACGTCGTAAGTAA